A segment of the Streptomyces sp. P9-A2 genome:
AGAACACAGCCATGGAGAACGAGTCCACCAGGAGTCCCCGTTGAGCGGTAAGCCCAGGAAGAACCTCCCGGTACGTGGCGGCGACCGCAAACCCGCGAGGGTCCGCCCCTACTCGTTCACCGGCGGCCGTACCCGCTTCGGGCATGTGCTCCTCGTCGAGACCTTCGTGGCGAGCACCGCCGAGCTGGAGGCCGCCGAGGAGCGCAAGGAGCTTCCGAAGGGCTCACTGAAGTCGACGTTGATGCCGGAGCTGCGGGCCATCGTCGAACTGTGCCGCCGTATGCGAACGGTGGCCGAGATCGCCGCGCTGCTGAAGATGCCGCTCGGCGTGGTCCGCGTGCTCCTGAGCGATCTCGCGGACCAGGGAAAGATCCGTGTCTACGGAACGGGAACCGGCCATGGCACGGGCCGCCCGGACCGCGCGTTGCTGGAAAGGGTGCTGAGTGGACTCCGCCGTCTCTGAGGCCGTTCAAGGCGTCACTCCGCTCGACGAGGGCGACGAACCGTTGCTGCCCTGGCAGACGGACCGCACCCGCGCCCCGATCGCCACGAAGATAGTGGTGGCCGGCGGTTTCGGTGTCGGCAAGACCACGTTGGTCAGGACCGTCTCGGAGATCAGGCCTCTGGAGACCGAGGCGCTGATGACCGAGGCGAGCGCGGGGACCGACGACCTCACCTCCACGCCGGACAAGCTCACCACCACCGTGGCGATGGACTTCGGCCGGATCACGCTCGACGACGACCTGGTGCTCTACGTCTTCGGCACCCCCGGTCAGCAGCGGTTCTGGTTCATGTGGGACGACCTGGCGCGCGGTGCGATCGGCGCGGTCGTCATGGCCGACACCCGTCGGCTCAAGGACTGCTTCCCGGCACTCGACTACTTCGAGAGCTGTGGGCTGCCGTACGTCGTCGCGGTCAACCACTTCGACGAGACCGAGCTGTTCGAGCCGGACGACGTGCGGGAGGCGCTCACCATCCCCTCCCGCATACCTGTCATGATCATGGATGCGCGGCGTCGGATCTCGGTCATCGAGACCCTCCTGTCCCTGGTGGGTCACGCGCTCGAGGAAACCTCGGAGTAACCCGGAAGTCCCGTCCGGCCGCCGGAAACCCCGCCGGGCGGCCGGAAACCCCGTCGGGCGGCCGGGGAACCTCGCCCGGCCGACCGGAAACCCCGTCCGGTCACCGGAAACCCCGTCGGGCGGCCGGGGAACCTCGCCCGGCCGACCGGAAACCCCGTCCGGTCACCGGGAGTCCCGCCCGGCGGCCGGGCACCCCCGCCCGGCCGACCGGAAGCCCTCGTCCAGCCAGGAGAACCCCGTATGCGGAAGATACTCGTCGTCGGAGCCGGCCAGTCCGGTCTCCAGCTCGCCCTCGGTCTTCAGTCGCACGGGTACGAGGTCACCCTGATGTCCAACCGGACCGCGGACGAGATCCGCACCGGCCGGGTGATGTCGACGCAGTGCATGTTCCACACGGCCCTGCAGCACGAGCGCGATCTCCAGCTGAACTTCTGGGAGTCCCAGGCCCCGAAGATCCAGGGGCTCGGTGTCTCGGTCGCGGCCCCCGGCTCGCACGACCCGGGCCCGACGCAGCGCGCGATCAACTGGCTGGGCAGGCTCGACGGGTTCGCGCAGTCGGTCGACCAGCGGGTGAAGATGGCGGGCTGGATGGACACGTTCGCGCAGCGCGGCGGTCAGCTGGTCATCCATGGTGCGGCCGTCGGCGACCTGGACTACTTCTCCCGTACGTACGACCTCGTGCTCGTCGCCGCGGGCAAGGGCGAGCTCGTGCAGATGTTCGGCCGCGACGCCTCGCGCTCCCCGTACGCCGAGCCGCAGCGCGCCCTCGCGGTGGCCTACGTCCACGGGATGGACCCGCGTCCGGAGCACCCGGACACCGAGGCGGTCCGCTGCAACATCGTCCCCGGCGTCGGCGAGATGTTCATCATGCCGACGCTCACCACGTCGGGCCGCGCCGACATCCTGTTCTGGGAGGGCATACCCGGCGGCCCGCTGGACGCTTTCAAGGACGTCAAGGACCCGGCGGAGCACCTCTCCCTGACCCTGGAACTCATGGAGACGTTTCTCCCCTGGGAGTACGCGCGGGCCACCAAGGTCGAACTGACCGACGCCGGCGGCACCCTCGCCGGCCGCTACGCCCCGACCGTCCGCAACCCCGTCGGCACGCTGCCCGGCGGCGGCCTGGTCCTCGGTGTCGCCGACGTGGTCGTGGCCAACGACCCGATCACCGGTCAGGGCTCCAACTCCGCGTCCAAGTGCGCCGCCTCCTACCTCGCCTCCATCGTCGAGCACGGTGAGGCGCCGTTCGACGAGGCGTGGATGCGGGGAACCTTCGACCGGTACTGGGACACCGCCCAGCACGTCACCAAGTGGACCAACGCCATGCTGGCCCCGCCGCCCCCGCACGTCCTCGACGTCCTCGGCGCCGCCGGTGGTCTCCAGCCCGTCGCCGACCGGTTCGTCAACTGCTTCGACGACCCGGCCGACCTCGAGAACTTCTTCTACGACCCGGACAAGGCCGGCGCCTACCTGGCGGAGGTCTCGGGGGCCGTGGGAGCGTAACCGGGCGCGTACCGTTCCTAGTCAGTGAGCGAAAGTGAGTCTTGGACCCATTCCCGCTCACTGCGGACATCCCGAACGGTGTTGGGTGTCCTGGTCGCCCGCTTTCGCTCCGTGTCCGGCTGCGCGGATCGTGTCCGTGGTCCGGGTACATGGGGGCGGGTTTCCTCACGCCCCGGGATGCCCGGTCGGGCCTGGACGGTCCGATGCCCCCGCACGATCGCTCCGGTCGTGCGGGGGCGGTGCCGTCCGTCGCCGGATCGGGTGCCCCAGGGCGCGTCGTCCGATCGCCACGGCTGCCGCCTGGTGGCGAGTGGTCTTGCGCTTGCCGGTCGTGAGGGGCTTTTGCCAGTGCTGGGCGCCCCACATGCTGGTGTAGGCGGGGTCGACGGCGATCACGCCGAGTCCGGCTTCGGCGCACATGGAGACGAGGCGTGCGCGGAGTTTTCCGGTCGGGATGCCGCAGACGAGCTGCCGGAACCGCTTCTTGCGGCCGTGCTTCTCCCTGGTCTTTTGGTCGGAGAAGTCCAGGTCCTCGATTGCGATGGCCTGCACGCCGGTCTGTCTGGCCCAGTGCAGGAGGCGGGTGAGGGCATGCCGCAACTGGGCGTCACGGTGGCCGGCGTGGCCGGACAGGTCGTAGGAGAACTGCCGTGGTGCGCCGGCCGGGT
Coding sequences within it:
- a CDS encoding DUF742 domain-containing protein, translated to MSGKPRKNLPVRGGDRKPARVRPYSFTGGRTRFGHVLLVETFVASTAELEAAEERKELPKGSLKSTLMPELRAIVELCRRMRTVAEIAALLKMPLGVVRVLLSDLADQGKIRVYGTGTGHGTGRPDRALLERVLSGLRRL
- a CDS encoding GTP-binding protein; translation: MDSAVSEAVQGVTPLDEGDEPLLPWQTDRTRAPIATKIVVAGGFGVGKTTLVRTVSEIRPLETEALMTEASAGTDDLTSTPDKLTTTVAMDFGRITLDDDLVLYVFGTPGQQRFWFMWDDLARGAIGAVVMADTRRLKDCFPALDYFESCGLPYVVAVNHFDETELFEPDDVREALTIPSRIPVMIMDARRRISVIETLLSLVGHALEETSE
- a CDS encoding styrene monooxygenase/indole monooxygenase family protein; translated protein: MRKILVVGAGQSGLQLALGLQSHGYEVTLMSNRTADEIRTGRVMSTQCMFHTALQHERDLQLNFWESQAPKIQGLGVSVAAPGSHDPGPTQRAINWLGRLDGFAQSVDQRVKMAGWMDTFAQRGGQLVIHGAAVGDLDYFSRTYDLVLVAAGKGELVQMFGRDASRSPYAEPQRALAVAYVHGMDPRPEHPDTEAVRCNIVPGVGEMFIMPTLTTSGRADILFWEGIPGGPLDAFKDVKDPAEHLSLTLELMETFLPWEYARATKVELTDAGGTLAGRYAPTVRNPVGTLPGGGLVLGVADVVVANDPITGQGSNSASKCAASYLASIVEHGEAPFDEAWMRGTFDRYWDTAQHVTKWTNAMLAPPPPHVLDVLGAAGGLQPVADRFVNCFDDPADLENFFYDPDKAGAYLAEVSGAVGA